One genomic window of Clostridium taeniosporum includes the following:
- the rimP gene encoding ribosome maturation factor RimP: MRKDILLEKIEELVKPIVQELSYELYYLEYIKENGEYYLRIYIDKEEDSISLNDCEKVSRRVSEMLDVKDPIEDSYYLEVSSPGLNRGLYRQEHFEKFIGREVLVKFNGSLEGMKKIQGILKDANDEFITVEGEKELKIPTEKIKSANLEGEI; the protein is encoded by the coding sequence ATGAGAAAAGATATATTACTTGAAAAAATAGAAGAGTTAGTAAAACCAATAGTACAAGAATTATCATATGAATTATATTATTTAGAATATATAAAAGAAAATGGCGAATATTATTTAAGAATTTATATTGATAAAGAAGAAGACAGCATATCATTAAACGATTGTGAAAAAGTTTCAAGAAGAGTTAGTGAAATGTTAGATGTTAAAGATCCAATTGAAGATTCTTATTATTTAGAAGTTTCTTCACCAGGTTTAAATAGAGGGCTTTATAGACAAGAACATTTTGAAAAGTTTATAGGAAGAGAAGTTTTAGTTAAATTTAATGGATCTTTAGAAGGTATGAAAAAAATACAAGGTATATTAAAAGATGCAAATGATGAGTTTATAACAGTTGAAGGAGAAAAAGAATTAAAAATTCCAACTGAAAAAATAAAAAGTGCAAACTTAGAGGGTGAAATATAA
- the nusA gene encoding transcription termination factor NusA — MNEEFVGALKEIVKEKGISEDLLFTTIEDAMVAAYKKNYANSNTSAQNVKISINRENGEIHVYAQKIVVDEVYDEVTEISLEEAKAVNPKYEVDDIVDLEVTPKNFGRVAAQLAKQVVTQRIKEAERNIIYNEYKEKEFDIITGTILRKEKGMVFVSLGKIEGIIGPNEQMPNEDYRFNEKLKLYIVEVKNASKGAQVHVSRTHPGLVKRLFELEVPEIFNGVVEIKSISREAGSRSKIAVYSNDEEVDAMGACVGPKGIRVQNIVNELKNEKIDIIKWSKDPAEFISNSLSPARVLSAEIDEENKSAKIVVADDQLSLAIGKEGQNVRLAAKLTNWKIDIKSKSQQEALESEQEKAMDQDIDMSDEIIENVAELELNCEEIEE; from the coding sequence ATGAATGAGGAGTTTGTAGGTGCTCTAAAAGAGATAGTAAAGGAAAAAGGAATATCAGAAGATTTACTTTTTACAACTATTGAAGATGCAATGGTTGCTGCATATAAAAAGAATTATGCAAATTCAAATACATCAGCACAAAATGTTAAAATAAGTATAAACAGAGAAAATGGAGAGATCCATGTATATGCTCAAAAAATAGTTGTTGATGAAGTATATGATGAAGTTACAGAAATTTCATTAGAAGAAGCTAAGGCAGTTAATCCTAAATATGAAGTTGATGATATAGTAGATTTAGAGGTTACTCCTAAAAATTTTGGGAGAGTAGCTGCTCAACTTGCTAAACAAGTAGTTACACAAAGAATAAAAGAAGCTGAAAGAAATATAATTTATAATGAATACAAAGAAAAAGAATTTGATATAATAACAGGTACTATATTAAGAAAAGAAAAAGGAATGGTTTTTGTTAGTTTAGGCAAGATTGAAGGTATAATAGGTCCTAATGAACAAATGCCAAATGAAGATTATAGATTTAATGAAAAGTTAAAGCTTTATATAGTTGAAGTTAAAAATGCTTCAAAGGGAGCTCAAGTGCATGTTTCAAGAACACATCCAGGTTTAGTAAAAAGACTGTTTGAATTAGAAGTTCCAGAAATATTTAATGGAGTAGTTGAAATTAAGAGTATTTCAAGAGAAGCAGGATCAAGAAGTAAAATTGCTGTTTACTCTAATGATGAAGAAGTTGATGCAATGGGAGCTTGTGTAGGTCCTAAGGGTATTAGAGTTCAAAATATAGTAAATGAGCTTAAAAATGAAAAAATAGATATAATAAAATGGAGTAAGGATCCAGCAGAATTTATTTCTAATTCATTAAGTCCAGCTAGAGTATTAAGTGCAGAAATAGATGAAGAAAATAAATCTGCTAAAATAGTAGTAGCTGACGATCAACTTTCATTAGCTATTGGTAAAGAAGGTCAAAATGTAAGACTTGCAGCAAAACTTACTAATTGGAAAATAGATATAAAGAGTAAATCTCAACAAGAAGCTTTAGAATCAGAACAAGAAAAAGCTATGGATCAAGATATTGATATGTCAGATGAAATTATAGAAAATGTAGCAGAGTTAGAGCTTAATTGTGAAGAAATAGAAGAATAG
- the rnpM gene encoding RNase P modulator RnpM, whose product MKVKKIPLRMCTGCMEMKPKKELIRIVKSPEGDISVDLTGKKSGRGAYICRDIECFEKAFKAKRLSRNLDSPISEEIYERLKDEIENE is encoded by the coding sequence ATGAAAGTTAAGAAGATTCCTCTAAGAATGTGCACAGGTTGCATGGAAATGAAACCAAAAAAAGAATTAATAAGAATAGTAAAGAGCCCAGAAGGTGATATATCAGTTGACTTAACTGGTAAAAAATCAGGAAGAGGTGCTTACATTTGTAGGGATATTGAATGTTTTGAAAAGGCTTTTAAGGCCAAAAGATTAAGTAGAAACTTAGATAGTCCTATAAGTGAAGAAATATATGAAAGACTAAAGGATGAAATAGAAAATGAATAA
- a CDS encoding 50S ribosomal protein L7ae-like protein, with the protein MNKFYNFLGIAKKSGNLLEGYSKCDDLRNKLDIHLFIISNDLSQSSKEKFIKHCNQKNIPYINNFSKEELGNPIGRDQIMILGILDKNIAKKLLEIYEEENKYMSR; encoded by the coding sequence ATGAATAAATTCTATAATTTTTTAGGTATTGCGAAGAAATCAGGAAATTTGTTAGAAGGTTATAGCAAATGTGACGATTTAAGAAATAAACTTGATATTCATTTGTTTATAATATCTAATGATTTATCACAGTCTTCAAAAGAAAAATTTATAAAACATTGTAATCAAAAAAATATACCATATATTAATAATTTCTCCAAAGAAGAATTAGGAAATCCTATTGGTCGTGATCAGATTATGATATTAGGAATTCTAGACAAAAATATAGCAAAAAAATTGCTGGAAATATATGAGGAGGAGAACAAATATATGAGTAGATAA
- the infB gene encoding translation initiation factor IF-2, which yields MSKVRVYELAKELNVSSKDLITLLMDEFGVEVKNHMSAIEEEEAQLIKELLATKPEYAEGSSEEAKSLVDEYEEILQDELNKSKKKKKKNKKGSRETEKEDETIETEVIEIGETITVKELAEKLNKPSNDVIRTLIFAGVMAAINQEIDFATAEKVCESYGVLVEKLEVTEELEAVEVEEDEEENLAKRPPIVTVMGHVDHGKTSLLDAIRKARVTDTEAGGITQHIGAYTINLNGEEITFLDTPGHEAFTAMRARGAQVTDVVILVVAADDGIMPQTKEAISHCKAAGVPMVVAINKIDKPGANPDRVKQELTEYGLIVEEWGGDTICEEVSAKNNLNIDKLLEMVLLTSEMLELKANKDRKAKGTVIEAKLDKGRGSVATLLVQNGTLHVGDSIIVGSTYGRIRAMFDDRGKKIKSAGPSIPVEVLGLSEVPEAGDRFNQVKDEKTARIMAEKRREKEKAESLMSGNRVSLEDLYSQIKEGKVKELAIIVKADVQGSVQAINQSLEKLSTDDVKVRVIHGGVGAITETDITLATASNAIVIGFNVRPDNNAVAQADKDNVDIKTYRVIYDAIEDVKSAMIGMLEPEYKEVVLGSAEVRETYKISNVGTIAGCYVLNGKLQRNAETRVIRDGIVIFESSLSSLKRFKDDVKEVNTGYECGLTIDKFNDVKEGDIIECFMMDAIKRKEL from the coding sequence ATGTCAAAAGTAAGAGTATACGAATTAGCAAAAGAGCTTAATGTAAGTTCAAAAGATTTAATAACATTATTAATGGATGAGTTTGGTGTAGAAGTTAAAAATCATATGAGTGCAATTGAGGAAGAAGAAGCTCAATTAATTAAAGAATTATTGGCAACTAAACCAGAATATGCAGAAGGAAGTTCAGAAGAAGCTAAAAGCTTAGTTGATGAATATGAAGAAATTTTGCAAGATGAACTTAATAAAAGCAAAAAGAAAAAGAAGAAGAACAAAAAAGGATCAAGAGAAACTGAAAAAGAAGATGAAACTATTGAGACAGAAGTAATTGAAATTGGAGAAACTATTACTGTTAAAGAATTAGCTGAAAAGTTAAATAAACCTTCAAATGATGTTATAAGAACATTAATTTTCGCAGGTGTTATGGCAGCAATAAATCAAGAAATAGATTTTGCAACAGCTGAAAAAGTATGTGAAAGTTATGGAGTATTAGTTGAAAAGTTAGAAGTAACAGAAGAACTTGAAGCTGTAGAGGTTGAAGAAGATGAAGAAGAAAATCTTGCAAAGAGACCACCAATAGTAACTGTTATGGGTCACGTTGACCATGGTAAGACATCTTTACTTGATGCTATTAGAAAAGCAAGAGTTACTGATACAGAAGCAGGTGGTATAACTCAACATATAGGAGCTTATACCATAAACTTAAATGGTGAAGAAATAACATTCTTAGATACACCAGGTCATGAAGCCTTTACTGCAATGAGAGCACGTGGAGCTCAAGTAACAGATGTAGTTATATTAGTTGTTGCAGCTGATGATGGAATTATGCCTCAAACTAAAGAAGCAATTAGCCATTGTAAAGCAGCTGGTGTACCAATGGTTGTAGCTATAAACAAAATTGATAAACCAGGTGCAAATCCAGATAGAGTTAAACAAGAATTAACAGAATATGGATTAATAGTAGAGGAGTGGGGCGGAGATACTATATGTGAAGAAGTATCTGCTAAAAATAATTTAAACATAGATAAGTTACTTGAAATGGTATTACTTACATCTGAAATGCTTGAATTAAAAGCTAATAAAGATAGAAAAGCTAAAGGAACAGTAATTGAGGCTAAACTTGATAAAGGTAGAGGATCAGTTGCTACGTTATTGGTTCAAAATGGTACTTTACATGTTGGTGATTCAATTATTGTAGGATCTACATATGGTAGAATAAGAGCGATGTTTGATGATAGAGGTAAAAAAATCAAATCTGCTGGTCCATCAATTCCAGTTGAAGTTTTAGGACTTTCAGAAGTTCCAGAAGCAGGTGATAGATTCAACCAAGTAAAAGATGAAAAGACAGCTAGAATAATGGCAGAAAAGAGAAGAGAAAAAGAAAAAGCTGAATCATTAATGAGTGGAAATAGAGTTTCGCTAGAAGACTTATATAGCCAAATAAAAGAAGGAAAAGTTAAAGAACTTGCTATAATAGTAAAAGCTGATGTTCAAGGATCAGTTCAAGCTATAAATCAATCATTAGAAAAACTTTCAACTGATGATGTTAAAGTAAGAGTAATTCATGGTGGTGTTGGAGCAATAACAGAAACTGATATTACTTTGGCAACTGCTTCAAATGCAATAGTTATTGGATTTAATGTTAGACCAGATAATAATGCAGTAGCACAAGCTGATAAAGATAATGTAGATATTAAAACTTATAGAGTAATTTACGATGCAATTGAAGATGTTAAATCAGCTATGATAGGAATGCTTGAGCCAGAATATAAAGAAGTTGTTTTAGGATCAGCAGAAGTAAGAGAGACTTATAAGATTTCAAATGTTGGAACAATTGCTGGTTGTTATGTATTAAATGGTAAACTTCAAAGAAATGCTGAAACAAGAGTTATAAGAGATGGTATAGTTATTTTTGAATCAAGTTTATCATCATTAAAGAGATTCAAAGATGATGTTAAAGAGGTTAATACTGGATATGAATGTGGATTAACAATAGATAAGTTCAATGACGTTAAAGAAGGCGATATCATTGAATGCTTTATGATGGATGCAATCAAGAGAAAAGAGCTATAA
- the rbfA gene encoding 30S ribosome-binding factor RbfA, with protein sequence MPNYRGGRINEEFKREISNVIQNEVKDPRLTAMISVTDVKVTKDLRYAKVYVSIFSTNEDEKKSNFTALKSAGGFIRKILGQRINLRHNPEIIFELDDSINYAMHIDELIEKVKDK encoded by the coding sequence ATGCCAAACTATAGAGGTGGCAGAATTAATGAAGAATTTAAAAGAGAAATAAGTAATGTTATTCAAAATGAAGTTAAAGACCCTAGACTTACTGCTATGATTTCTGTTACAGATGTTAAAGTTACTAAAGACTTAAGATATGCTAAAGTATATGTAAGTATATTCTCTACTAATGAGGATGAAAAGAAAAGTAACTTCACAGCTTTAAAGAGTGCTGGTGGATTTATAAGAAAAATATTAGGTCAAAGAATAAATTTAAGACATAACCCAGAAATAATATTTGAATTGGATGATTCAATCAATTATGCAATGCATATTGATGAATTAATTGAAAAGGTAAAAGATAAGTAA
- a CDS encoding DHH family phosphoesterase — MSLQSIKEEILKAKKIGLSFHTSPDGDAIGSTLSLLKALRTIGKDVYIISRDVIQDNLSFLSLSEEIDGNTVEPDQCTDLVIVMDCGNVERISANLDNYNGRIINIDHHLSNEQYGDINYVDCKAAATAEISYLLIKELGIDLTKKCSINLEIGKAIYTSLVTDTGSFRHSNVTKRTHSIASELIELGVDNSKVHSNLFENREFNKIKLMGYVLSNLELLLENKVAVMEIPYYMLEKFDLLTTDTSDIISFGLGIKGVEVAVLLKQSEKGIKCSLRSKNDVDVRKVAEVYGGGGHIKAAGALQKDVDLEEAKKNLLKTIKEEMNL; from the coding sequence ATGTCTTTACAAAGTATAAAGGAAGAAATATTAAAAGCTAAAAAGATTGGTTTGTCTTTTCATACATCTCCAGATGGTGATGCTATAGGAAGTACTTTATCATTACTTAAAGCACTTCGAACTATAGGAAAAGATGTTTATATTATTTCAAGAGATGTTATCCAAGATAACCTCTCTTTCCTTTCTTTATCTGAAGAAATTGATGGTAATACAGTAGAACCAGATCAATGTACTGATTTAGTAATAGTAATGGATTGTGGTAATGTAGAGAGAATTTCTGCTAATTTAGATAATTATAATGGCAGAATAATAAATATTGATCATCATTTATCAAATGAACAATATGGAGATATAAATTATGTAGATTGCAAAGCAGCAGCTACAGCTGAAATATCATATTTACTAATAAAAGAATTAGGTATTGATCTTACTAAAAAGTGTTCTATAAATTTAGAAATAGGTAAAGCTATTTACACATCATTAGTTACGGATACTGGTTCTTTTAGACATTCCAATGTTACAAAAAGAACTCATTCAATTGCTTCAGAACTTATAGAATTAGGAGTAGACAATAGTAAAGTACACAGCAATCTTTTTGAAAATAGAGAATTTAATAAAATAAAATTAATGGGTTATGTATTATCAAATTTAGAGTTATTATTAGAAAATAAAGTAGCTGTAATGGAAATACCATATTATATGTTAGAAAAATTTGATTTATTAACAACAGATACTTCAGATATAATTTCTTTTGGACTTGGAATAAAAGGAGTAGAAGTAGCTGTATTATTAAAGCAATCAGAAAAAGGAATAAAATGCAGTTTAAGATCCAAAAATGATGTTGATGTAAGAAAAGTAGCAGAGGTATATGGTGGTGGTGGTCACATTAAAGCAGCAGGTGCTCTTCAAAAAGATGTAGATTTAGAAGAAGCTAAAAAGAATTTATTAAAAACAATAAAAGAAGAGATGAATCTATGA
- the truB gene encoding tRNA pseudouridine(55) synthase TruB — MNGVLNVFKNKGMSSFDVVRKIKFLAKEKKVGHTGTLDPEAEGVLPVCLGKATKIIDYIMDSRKVYRVKLILGKNTTTYDLEGEVTKETDASNIKEDDVKEIILSFLGEYDQIPPMYSALKQNGVRLYELARQGIEVEREARRINIYNISDIVFDLPYVSFEVACSKGTYIRSLCYDIGERLNVGATMVNLIRTETSIFKEENSVNIESLTTENIEKYLMSIEDALISYPKLTVNNSFTKLLVNGVKVYDKRLSDEVIENDILYRVYDKKNTFIGLGKRDNKGFKIQKLLF; from the coding sequence ATGAATGGAGTTTTAAATGTATTTAAAAATAAGGGTATGTCTTCTTTTGATGTAGTTAGAAAAATAAAATTTCTAGCAAAAGAGAAGAAAGTTGGACATACAGGAACTCTTGATCCAGAAGCAGAAGGAGTTTTACCAGTTTGTTTAGGAAAAGCAACTAAAATTATTGATTATATTATGGATTCTAGAAAAGTATATAGAGTAAAATTAATATTAGGAAAAAATACAACTACTTATGATTTAGAAGGTGAAGTTACAAAAGAAACAGATGCTTCTAATATAAAAGAAGATGATGTAAAAGAAATTATACTTTCTTTTTTAGGCGAATATGATCAAATACCACCTATGTATTCTGCGTTGAAACAAAATGGTGTAAGACTTTATGAACTTGCAAGACAAGGAATTGAAGTTGAAAGAGAAGCAAGACGTATAAACATTTATAATATTAGTGATATTGTTTTTGATTTACCATATGTGTCTTTTGAGGTTGCATGTTCAAAAGGCACATATATAAGAAGTTTATGTTATGATATTGGTGAAAGATTAAATGTGGGAGCTACTATGGTTAATTTAATAAGAACGGAAACTTCTATATTTAAAGAAGAAAATAGTGTTAATATTGAAAGTTTAACAACTGAAAATATTGAGAAATATTTGATGAGTATAGAAGATGCTCTTATATCTTATCCTAAATTAACAGTCAATAATTCATTTACAAAGTTATTAGTAAATGGAGTAAAGGTGTATGATAAAAGATTAAGTGATGAAGTTATAGAAAATGATATTTTGTATAGGGTATATGATAAAAAGAATACTTTTATAGGACTTGGAAAGCGAGACAATAAAGGATTTAAAATACAAAAGTTATTATTTTAA
- a CDS encoding bifunctional riboflavin kinase/FAD synthetase, whose protein sequence is MVIIENNFEDIKTYKNYIALGSFDGLHIGHLSLIDKVTKIAKKNNGKSMVFTFKNHPRKFINPNNTLKLLMENDDKVKILEDKGIDIIYFANFNKEFMKITPEEFIKFLCVNLNVKGIVVGFNYKFGYKNSGDIKLLKELQKKHGYELHIMDSCTYKDEVISSTRIRKELEEGNVLEASIMLNRPYFIKGEIVHGRQFGRMMGFPTANLKYNKDIILPKIGVYYTNVEVNNKIYKGITNIGNNPTVNGKDITVETNILDFNEDIYGNIIKVYFVKKIRDQKKFDSIDDLKKELKNNKSFAEKEEKIVK, encoded by the coding sequence ATGGTTATTATAGAAAACAACTTTGAGGATATAAAAACTTATAAAAATTATATTGCTCTTGGAAGTTTTGATGGATTACATATAGGTCACTTATCATTAATAGATAAAGTTACGAAAATAGCAAAAAAAAATAATGGTAAAAGTATGGTCTTTACATTCAAAAATCATCCAAGAAAGTTTATAAATCCCAATAATACTCTTAAACTTTTGATGGAAAATGATGACAAGGTAAAAATATTAGAAGATAAGGGTATTGATATAATATATTTCGCAAATTTTAATAAAGAATTTATGAAGATAACACCAGAAGAATTTATAAAATTTTTATGTGTTAATTTAAATGTAAAAGGAATAGTAGTAGGTTTTAATTATAAATTTGGATATAAAAATTCAGGTGATATTAAGCTTCTAAAGGAACTTCAAAAGAAACATGGATATGAATTACACATAATGGATTCATGTACATATAAAGATGAAGTTATAAGTAGTACTAGAATTAGAAAAGAACTAGAAGAAGGAAATGTATTAGAAGCAAGTATCATGTTAAATAGACCATATTTTATAAAAGGTGAAATTGTACATGGTAGACAATTTGGAAGAATGATGGGTTTTCCAACAGCTAACTTAAAATACAATAAAGATATTATTTTACCTAAAATAGGTGTATATTATACTAATGTAGAAGTCAATAATAAAATATATAAGGGGATTACTAATATAGGTAATAACCCAACTGTTAATGGTAAAGATATTACTGTAGAAACTAATATTTTAGATTTTAATGAAGATATTTATGGAAATATAATAAAAGTTTATTTTGTAAAGAAAATAAGAGATCAAAAGAAATTTGATTCTATCGATGATTTAAAAAAAGAATTAAAAAATAATAAGTCATTTGCAGAAAAGGAAGAAAAAATCGTTAAATAA
- the rpsO gene encoding 30S ribosomal protein S15, translating to MDKARKLEIIKEYGRGEGDTGSPEVQIALLTERINSLTGHLKVHKKDHHSRRGLLMMVGHRRGLLNYLADQDIERYRAIIKKLGLRR from the coding sequence ATGGATAAGGCAAGAAAATTAGAAATAATTAAAGAATATGGAAGAGGCGAAGGAGATACAGGTTCTCCAGAAGTACAAATCGCTTTATTAACAGAAAGAATTAACTCATTAACAGGACATTTAAAAGTTCACAAGAAAGATCATCATTCAAGAAGAGGTCTTTTAATGATGGTTGGACATAGAAGAGGTCTTTTAAACTACTTAGCTGATCAAGATATCGAAAGATATAGAGCTATAATAAAAAAATTAGGCTTAAGAAGATAA
- a CDS encoding polyribonucleotide nucleotidyltransferase — translation MNNVLSTNIAGKEMKVEFGKIGMLSNAAIFMSYGDTVILTNVNASSEPKEGIDFFPLSVEYEERLYAVGKIPGGFIKREGRPSEKAILNGRAVDRTIRPLFPKGYRNDVQVVCTVVSVEKDNLPEILAINAASMALCLSSIPFTIPVAAVQVGIIDGNFVVNPNAEEREKSSLHLTVCATREKVMMIEAGGDEIPEDTMISAIKFGFNECQTIIDFQEEAMKKFGKEKNTPELFTADEEVEKDVKAFASEMIKEAMYITDKDERNAAIDAVNEKVKEEFSEKYEDKLGDIKEVLYNMQKKVVRHMLLKDKRRPDGRAFDEIRPLGCEVGLLPRTHGTGLFTRGLTQVMTVATLGAVGDIQILDGIDETQSKRYMHHYNFPGYSVGEVKPLRGPGRREIGHGALAERALEPLIPSEEEFPYTIRLVSEVLSSNGSTSQASVCGSTLALLDAGVPIKRPAAGIAMGLITSEDLSEEQVLTDIQGIEDFFGDMDFKVAGTTEGITSIQVDTKLQGFSFNVVENAIRNARKARLTIIDKINECILEPRKDVSLYAPKTETIQIDPDKIRSVIGAGGKVINKIIQDTGVKIDIKEDGAVFVSSSDHEGVKEAIKIIEGLTKEVKAGEIYLGKVTKITTFGAFVEILPNKEGLVHISKLDKERVNKVEDIVSVGDEILVKVTEIDSQGRINLSRKDVLLDQENKEEK, via the coding sequence ATGAATAACGTTTTATCAACTAACATTGCTGGAAAAGAGATGAAAGTTGAATTTGGAAAAATAGGTATGTTATCAAATGCAGCTATATTTATGAGCTACGGGGATACCGTTATTTTAACTAATGTTAATGCATCAAGTGAGCCAAAAGAAGGAATAGATTTCTTTCCTTTAAGTGTTGAATATGAAGAAAGATTATATGCAGTAGGAAAAATACCAGGTGGTTTTATAAAAAGAGAAGGAAGACCATCAGAAAAAGCTATATTAAATGGTAGAGCTGTAGATAGAACTATTAGACCTTTATTTCCAAAAGGATATAGAAATGATGTTCAAGTAGTTTGTACAGTTGTTTCAGTGGAAAAAGATAATTTACCAGAAATATTAGCAATTAATGCTGCATCAATGGCATTATGTTTATCAAGCATACCTTTTACAATTCCAGTTGCAGCTGTTCAAGTAGGAATTATAGATGGTAATTTTGTTGTTAATCCAAATGCAGAAGAACGTGAAAAGAGTTCTCTTCATCTAACTGTTTGTGCAACTAGAGAAAAAGTAATGATGATAGAAGCAGGCGGAGATGAAATTCCAGAAGATACAATGATTTCAGCTATTAAATTTGGATTTAATGAATGTCAAACTATTATTGATTTTCAAGAAGAAGCAATGAAGAAATTTGGAAAAGAAAAAAATACGCCAGAATTATTTACTGCTGATGAAGAAGTAGAAAAAGATGTAAAAGCATTTGCTTCAGAAATGATAAAAGAAGCTATGTATATAACTGACAAAGACGAAAGAAATGCAGCTATAGATGCTGTAAATGAAAAAGTCAAAGAAGAATTTAGTGAAAAATATGAAGATAAATTAGGTGACATAAAAGAAGTTCTTTATAACATGCAAAAGAAAGTTGTTAGACATATGTTATTAAAAGACAAGAGAAGACCTGATGGAAGAGCTTTCGATGAAATAAGACCTTTAGGTTGTGAAGTTGGATTACTTCCAAGAACACATGGAACAGGATTATTTACAAGAGGACTAACACAAGTAATGACAGTGGCAACATTAGGTGCTGTAGGAGATATACAAATCTTAGATGGAATAGATGAAACTCAATCTAAGAGATATATGCATCACTATAATTTCCCAGGATATAGTGTAGGAGAAGTAAAACCTTTAAGAGGACCAGGTAGAAGAGAAATAGGTCATGGAGCTTTAGCAGAAAGAGCACTTGAACCATTAATCCCATCTGAAGAAGAATTCCCATATACAATTAGATTAGTATCAGAAGTATTAAGTTCAAATGGATCTACTTCACAAGCATCAGTTTGTGGTTCAACATTAGCTTTATTAGATGCAGGTGTTCCGATAAAGAGACCAGCAGCAGGTATAGCTATGGGATTAATTACATCAGAAGATTTATCAGAAGAACAGGTATTAACTGATATTCAAGGAATAGAAGATTTCTTTGGAGATATGGACTTTAAAGTTGCTGGTACTACAGAAGGAATAACTTCAATTCAAGTTGACACAAAACTTCAAGGATTTAGTTTTAATGTAGTAGAAAATGCAATTCGTAATGCTAGAAAAGCTAGATTAACTATAATAGATAAAATTAATGAATGTATATTAGAACCAAGAAAAGATGTTTCTTTATATGCACCAAAGACTGAGACAATTCAAATAGATCCAGATAAAATAAGATCTGTAATAGGTGCAGGTGGTAAAGTTATCAATAAGATAATTCAGGATACAGGAGTTAAGATCGATATAAAAGAAGATGGAGCTGTATTTGTAAGTTCAAGCGATCACGAAGGTGTTAAAGAAGCAATAAAGATAATTGAAGGATTAACTAAAGAGGTTAAGGCTGGAGAAATTTATTTAGGTAAGGTAACTAAAATAACTACATTTGGAGCTTTTGTTGAAATTCTTCCAAATAAAGAAGGTTTAGTTCATATATCTAAATTAGATAAAGAAAGAGTTAATAAAGTAGAAGATATTGTTTCTGTAGGAGATGAAATTTTAGTAAAAGTTACTGAAATTGATTCACAAGGTAGAATAAATCTTTCAAGGAAAGATGTTTTATTAGATCAAGAAAATAAAGAAGAAAAATAA